A genomic window from Xenorhabdus cabanillasii includes:
- a CDS encoding ABC transporter ATP-binding protein — MDRINTTQSTAPISSVINMQGLTRVYQQGEKDETPVLKNITAQIFAGQSCAIVGTSGSGKSTLLNILGLLDKPTAGKYFLCGVDMSTADDDLRARMRNKEIGFVFQSFHLLPRMTATENVALPLLYRGISASQAHKIARDKLHLVGLSHRAGHYPADLSGGQRQRVALARALVGEPSLLLADEPTGNLDQQTAEEILLLLSSLHTDNAMTLVVITHDAMVANHMQRELRMIDGQLHEIRGMTMHA, encoded by the coding sequence ATGGATCGTATAAATACCACTCAGTCTACAGCACCGATATCATCGGTTATCAATATGCAAGGACTAACCCGTGTTTATCAGCAAGGTGAAAAGGATGAAACGCCAGTTCTGAAAAATATCACAGCACAAATTTTTGCCGGTCAGAGTTGCGCTATTGTTGGAACATCGGGTTCAGGTAAAAGCACATTACTGAATATTCTCGGCCTGCTGGATAAACCCACCGCCGGGAAATATTTTCTTTGCGGCGTTGATATGTCAACGGCAGATGATGATCTTCGCGCCAGAATGCGCAATAAAGAAATTGGTTTTGTTTTCCAAAGCTTCCATTTACTGCCCAGAATGACAGCGACAGAAAATGTCGCTCTGCCGCTTCTTTATCGTGGTATTTCTGCCTCACAGGCTCATAAAATTGCCAGAGATAAACTGCATTTGGTGGGGCTTTCTCACCGTGCCGGACATTACCCGGCAGATTTATCCGGCGGGCAGCGTCAGCGAGTGGCACTCGCCAGAGCATTAGTCGGAGAACCTTCATTACTGTTGGCTGATGAACCCACCGGCAATCTGGATCAACAAACAGCGGAAGAAATTTTATTGCTGCTTTCTTCTCTTCACACAGACAACGCGATGACGCTGGTCGTAATAACCCATGATGCTATGGTCGCAAACCATATGCAGCGTGAATTACGCATGATTGATGGGCAATTACATGAAATCAGAGGAATGACAATGCATGCATGA
- a CDS encoding type II toxin-antitoxin system VapC family toxin, producing the protein MKKVYMLDTNICSFIMRERPVYLLEKLQECVMKRHTIVVSAITYSEMRFGAIGKKASPKHNVLVDAFCERLDAILAWDKKAIDATVLIKKCLSDAGMSIGNNDTAIAGHAIAVNAILITNNTREFSRVEGLKLEDWTKP; encoded by the coding sequence GTGAAAAAGGTCTACATGCTTGATACAAACATTTGCTCTTTCATTATGAGAGAACGACCCGTATATCTGCTTGAAAAATTGCAAGAGTGTGTGATGAAACGCCATACTATTGTGGTTTCAGCAATCACCTATTCAGAAATGCGTTTTGGCGCAATAGGAAAAAAAGCATCACCTAAACATAATGTTTTAGTTGACGCATTTTGTGAACGTCTTGATGCTATTCTGGCTTGGGATAAGAAAGCAATAGACGCAACAGTTTTGATAAAAAAATGTTTATCTGATGCTGGAATGTCAATAGGCAATAATGATACAGCAATAGCCGGTCATGCAATCGCGGTTAATGCAATATTGATAACAAATAATACCCGTGAATTTTCTCGAGTCGAAGGGCTTAAACTCGAAGATTGGACAAAACCTTAA
- a CDS encoding carboxymuconolactone decarboxylase family protein, whose protein sequence is MTRISLAKTFPDIYQQLLSVSAETDKAALSAGITEGFCHLLKLRISQINGCAYCIRLHTRDALQQDESIDKVALLTAWQETEYFTEKERAALMLVEVVTEIQNDHIPDDIYQKAAELWSDTQVAAIEWLAIMMNALNRLGIACRYNVAP, encoded by the coding sequence ATGACACGTATTTCTTTAGCAAAAACGTTCCCTGATATTTATCAGCAACTGCTATCAGTAAGTGCTGAAACAGATAAAGCGGCTTTATCTGCCGGAATTACTGAAGGGTTCTGCCATCTATTAAAATTGCGTATCTCGCAGATTAACGGGTGTGCATATTGTATCAGGTTACATACCAGAGATGCCCTACAGCAGGATGAATCTATTGATAAAGTTGCCCTGCTTACGGCATGGCAAGAAACAGAATATTTCACAGAAAAAGAACGGGCAGCGCTGATGTTAGTCGAGGTGGTAACAGAAATACAAAATGATCATATCCCAGATGATATTTATCAAAAAGCAGCGGAATTATGGAGTGATACGCAGGTCGCTGCAATTGAGTGGTTAGCTATTATGATGAATGCACTAAATAGATTAGGAATAGCGTGCCGATATAATGTGGCTCCGTAA
- a CDS encoding bleomycin resistance protein — MTKMKERYWNRMVPELTVTDFQISLYFYVDILGFTIMFKRNEPEFAYINFGEAQLMLEQQHTEGWNTAELIRPLGRGVNFQIEVDDIDPILSRLNENNIKLYQNVKLNHYITGDDDSCQREFLVQDPDGYLLRFSQYQE; from the coding sequence ATGACAAAGATGAAAGAGCGCTATTGGAACCGCATGGTTCCCGAACTAACCGTCACCGATTTCCAAATATCCCTATATTTTTACGTTGATATTCTTGGCTTTACTATAATGTTCAAGCGAAATGAACCTGAATTTGCTTACATTAATTTTGGGGAAGCTCAATTAATGCTTGAGCAACAGCACACTGAAGGCTGGAATACAGCTGAACTTATTAGACCACTAGGACGCGGGGTTAATTTCCAAATTGAAGTTGATGATATAGATCCCATTCTCTCCCGGCTCAATGAGAACAATATTAAATTATATCAAAATGTTAAGTTGAATCATTACATCACAGGAGATGACGATTCTTGTCAAAGAGAATTCTTAGTTCAAGATCCAGATGGTTATCTTCTGCGTTTCAGCCAGTATCAAGAATAA
- a CDS encoding helix-turn-helix transcriptional regulator, with protein MKKTVLLQQMQLFLQGRQKVTLNELMQEFNLSRSSVLRYISALEELGVPLYSERGRNGGYVIAPTYRLTPVRFSADEIHAMLFAISGMHVLQSTPFNLQFRSISEKLKQVLPHDEKLREDKLRKHLGIRTVKQINPIRKLDILLNHILQQENLEITYHNETIFIYPIAMWFETGKWFLAVFDYEEQDLRVLRCNVIQSFHPTTKSLIVPENVRFTDFNLFNFDQLRQKEQQHYFQIKIKRSGIEHYHGKPFSHIVLQLTDDDSALISGHYHKEELGYLLDYINGFSQHLIDINPEKLKRMYIDEIRVRLHQLE; from the coding sequence ATGAAAAAAACTGTGTTATTGCAACAGATGCAACTTTTCTTACAGGGCAGGCAGAAAGTGACCTTAAATGAACTTATGCAGGAATTTAATTTATCCCGCAGTAGTGTCTTACGCTATATATCCGCCTTAGAAGAACTGGGTGTTCCTTTATACTCTGAGCGGGGAAGGAACGGAGGATATGTTATTGCCCCGACATACCGGTTAACTCCGGTCAGGTTTAGTGCGGATGAAATTCATGCAATGTTATTTGCTATTTCAGGTATGCATGTTTTGCAATCCACGCCTTTCAATCTGCAATTTCGCAGTATTTCGGAAAAGCTAAAGCAGGTTCTGCCCCATGATGAAAAATTGAGGGAAGATAAATTGCGTAAGCACTTAGGTATACGTACTGTAAAGCAGATCAATCCGATCAGAAAACTGGATATACTGCTAAACCATATTCTGCAACAGGAAAATCTGGAGATAACTTATCATAACGAAACGATTTTTATTTATCCTATTGCAATGTGGTTTGAAACCGGAAAATGGTTTTTGGCTGTATTTGATTATGAAGAACAAGATTTACGGGTGTTACGTTGTAACGTAATCCAGTCATTTCATCCGACGACAAAGTCATTAATCGTTCCTGAAAATGTTCGATTTACAGATTTTAATCTGTTTAATTTCGATCAGCTAAGGCAGAAAGAACAGCAACATTATTTTCAGATAAAAATAAAAAGATCAGGCATTGAGCATTATCATGGAAAGCCATTCTCACATATTGTTTTGCAATTAACTGATGATGATAGTGCGTTAATATCTGGTCATTATCATAAGGAAGAGCTTGGTTATCTATTGGATTATATCAATGGCTTTTCTCAGCATTTGATTGATATTAATCCAGAAAAATTAAAGCGAATGTATATTGATGAAATTAGAGTACGTTTGCATCAGTTGGAGTAA
- a CDS encoding alkene reductase, with the protein MLFEHYSLNGLLLSNRIVMPPMTRSRAGADGVATDLMAQYYAQRASAGLIISEGTQISQQGQGYAWTPGIYKPEHVIGWKKVTDAVHKAGGKIFAQLWHVGRVSHTILQPNNAAPVSPSALQAEGVKVFVDVEGRGPEHGFGEMVQHSQPRALALDEIPDIVADYVQAAKNAIAAGFDGAELHAANGYLINQFIDSQSNLRDDEYGGTLQKRLRFLKEVAMSVAAAIGKDKLGVRLAPLTTLMGSKDDTPEATYLAAASVLNDIGVAYVHIAEADWEDAPVMPVAFKEAFRMIYHGTLIYSGKYTLERAEEALTKDWADLIGFGRSFIANPDLPYRLANGLELNQPIREKFFGGNQEGYTDYLAIS; encoded by the coding sequence ATGCTTTTTGAACACTATTCTCTGAATGGCTTGTTGTTATCTAATCGTATTGTTATGCCACCGATGACTCGTTCGCGGGCAGGAGCAGACGGTGTAGCTACTGATTTGATGGCTCAATATTATGCACAACGTGCCAGTGCAGGGCTTATTATCAGCGAAGGGACACAAATCAGTCAGCAGGGACAAGGATATGCATGGACACCGGGTATTTATAAACCTGAGCACGTAATAGGATGGAAAAAAGTAACAGATGCAGTACATAAGGCAGGTGGCAAAATTTTTGCTCAATTATGGCATGTAGGACGAGTTTCACACACTATTCTGCAACCTAATAATGCTGCGCCTGTTTCTCCCTCTGCCCTTCAAGCAGAAGGCGTAAAAGTTTTTGTGGATGTTGAAGGCCGTGGACCTGAACATGGTTTCGGTGAAATGGTACAACACTCGCAGCCACGAGCACTGGCACTTGATGAAATTCCTGATATCGTAGCTGATTATGTTCAAGCAGCAAAAAATGCTATTGCAGCAGGTTTTGATGGCGCAGAGCTTCATGCAGCGAATGGTTATCTGATTAATCAGTTTATTGACTCCCAGTCTAACTTACGGGATGACGAGTATGGCGGAACTTTACAAAAACGGTTACGTTTTTTGAAAGAAGTCGCTATGTCAGTAGCTGCCGCAATAGGTAAAGATAAGCTAGGTGTTCGCCTGGCACCACTCACAACCCTGATGGGCTCAAAAGACGATACCCCCGAAGCAACTTATCTGGCTGCCGCGAGTGTGCTTAATGATATCGGAGTGGCCTATGTTCATATTGCTGAAGCGGATTGGGAAGATGCTCCTGTTATGCCAGTCGCCTTCAAAGAAGCGTTCCGCATGATTTATCACGGTACGCTGATATATTCTGGAAAATACACATTGGAACGCGCTGAAGAAGCTCTGACTAAAGACTGGGCGGATCTGATCGGGTTTGGCCGTTCTTTTATTGCTAACCCAGATCTACCCTACCGTCTTGCCAATGGGCTGGAACTAAACCAGCCGATAAGAGAGAAATTTTTCGGGGGCAATCAGGAAGGTTATACCGATTATCTGGCGATAAGCTAA
- a CDS encoding LCI fold-containing protein, with protein sequence MFKKLLMVGAFAAGFLLSSNAMALNNCQVENVPKHLTGNLYEMYVVNPTNNFANTFERYGITWYFKGKIGNGECKYNTGRKAYQAYYQGRKY encoded by the coding sequence ATGTTTAAGAAATTATTAATGGTAGGGGCATTTGCTGCGGGTTTTTTATTGAGTAGTAATGCAATGGCACTAAATAATTGTCAGGTTGAGAACGTACCAAAACATCTTACCGGCAACCTTTATGAAATGTATGTTGTTAACCCTACAAATAATTTTGCAAATACCTTTGAAAGGTATGGTATTACATGGTATTTTAAAGGAAAGATTGGAAATGGAGAGTGTAAATATAATACTGGAAGGAAAGCCTATCAAGCTTATTATCAAGGAAGAAAATACTAA
- a CDS encoding TolC family protein produces the protein MIKKYFLYSSLTLFSCFSQTGISASEQGRLALAKPDYSLSRETSEEVIGLSLSDAISLGLRNNYAIRSIYLDRIAQKFDLRVAEDRFTPKLQLSGRYIAGKNQDASFRKVNLSPNATLLTPLGTRFTLSWTRENNNSEINKLHNDGASITVIQPLLRGAGTDINNAPILLAKLREQTNRLNLKATISDSITQIILAYHALLRAQEQQALSVASLKRMQKLVETNKELIDAGRMAQTDIIQTQADLAMQELSAKEAENNVHTAKLALLKLLALSLKTPIQATDTLEGTHVSLNVEQSIKKAQAQQPGYLIHLLSAKAADIQLLQARDNRLWDLSLVGGTSQYRSSSSETRNWENYVGIQLDIPIGDMTRKQAEVQAKVDVQKQALHLEEAKINLEQRVINAIRDTESRWQEYQLAIKASSLSQKKLEIEQEKLQAGRSSNFQVLSFETDLRNAENARLNTLIQYLNAQAELDQILGTTLESWEIVLND, from the coding sequence ATGATTAAAAAATATTTCCTTTATAGCTCTCTGACTTTGTTCTCCTGTTTTTCTCAAACAGGAATCTCTGCATCTGAACAGGGACGATTAGCTTTAGCAAAACCTGATTACAGTCTGAGCCGGGAAACTTCTGAAGAAGTGATCGGCCTGTCGTTGAGTGACGCGATATCGCTTGGCTTAAGGAATAACTACGCAATCCGCAGTATTTATCTGGATCGCATCGCCCAGAAATTTGATTTACGGGTGGCAGAGGACCGATTCACACCAAAGTTACAGCTAAGCGGACGTTATATTGCGGGTAAAAACCAGGATGCAAGTTTCAGGAAAGTTAACCTTTCTCCCAATGCCACGTTGCTCACTCCTTTGGGGACGCGTTTCACACTTTCCTGGACGCGTGAGAACAATAACTCGGAGATAAACAAACTTCACAATGATGGTGCAAGTATTACTGTAATACAGCCTCTTTTACGGGGGGCAGGAACCGATATTAATAATGCCCCGATCTTACTGGCAAAACTCCGGGAACAAACCAACCGGTTGAATTTAAAAGCCACTATTTCCGATTCCATCACACAAATTATTCTGGCCTACCATGCATTACTCCGTGCTCAGGAGCAACAAGCATTATCTGTCGCTTCCCTTAAACGTATGCAGAAATTAGTGGAGACGAACAAAGAGTTAATTGATGCCGGCAGAATGGCTCAGACAGATATCATCCAGACGCAGGCTGATCTGGCCATGCAGGAACTGTCGGCAAAAGAGGCTGAAAATAATGTGCATACCGCAAAGCTGGCATTACTTAAATTACTTGCCCTGAGCCTTAAAACTCCCATCCAGGCGACCGATACGCTGGAAGGAACTCACGTCAGTCTGAATGTTGAACAATCCATTAAAAAAGCGCAGGCTCAGCAGCCGGGTTATCTTATCCATTTACTTTCCGCAAAAGCGGCAGATATTCAATTATTGCAGGCCAGAGATAACCGGCTCTGGGATTTATCATTAGTTGGAGGAACATCCCAGTATCGTTCATCCTCTTCTGAAACCCGCAACTGGGAAAATTATGTGGGTATACAACTGGATATTCCAATCGGTGATATGACCCGGAAACAAGCAGAAGTTCAGGCCAAGGTTGATGTCCAGAAGCAGGCATTACATCTGGAAGAAGCCAAAATAAATCTGGAACAAAGAGTCATCAATGCTATCCGGGATACAGAATCACGCTGGCAGGAATATCAGTTAGCAATAAAAGCCAGTTCACTTTCTCAAAAGAAACTCGAAATTGAACAGGAAAAATTACAGGCAGGGCGATCCAGTAACTTTCAGGTTCTGAGTTTTGAAACCGACTTGAGAAATGCCGAAAATGCACGCCTGAATACACTTATCCAGTATCTTAATGCTCAGGCTGAACTGGATCAAATTCTTGGCACGACACTGGAAAGCTGGGAGATCGTTCTCAATGACTAA
- a CDS encoding methyltransferase: MKFELDPAFWSAWSQYSTSLSKTNEKSAFELTHHEPFFDYLSHEHNKTIKTIFDNFLAKMANEMDKHIIEHIPLNGISSFIDIGGGVGSFFKKDKNELSTCPMSRLRSI; the protein is encoded by the coding sequence ATAAAGTTCGAATTAGATCCTGCCTTTTGGAGTGCTTGGTCACAATACAGTACGTCCTTAAGTAAAACAAATGAAAAATCTGCTTTTGAACTTACCCATCATGAGCCATTTTTTGATTATCTCAGTCATGAACATAATAAAACTATCAAAACGATTTTTGATAATTTTTTGGCGAAAATGGCCAATGAGATGGATAAACATATTATTGAACATATCCCTCTAAATGGTATTTCCTCATTTATTGACATTGGGGGTGGGGTAGGCTCTTTTTTCAAAAAAGATAAAAATGAATTATCCACATGTCCAATGTCACGTCTTCGATCAATATGA
- a CDS encoding ABC transporter permease, producing MHDKSQFSNYSRRNYGMSALMMWREAWRNLMATGRSTLLALSGIAIGCASVVAFVNTGHNATLSALKMFSGLDINVITTNLYSYHGGIDSDSIKISDLKTAIPSLSSVAPWIYYPSPVRYNGKTENLILIGSTAELEEVMQLQLRYGRFISDYDQHSTYLVIGNEVAVTLGEGDASRILGKQIQIGDYLYTVIGIFDVKGQNPIFPFSLDSVVVVPLNAMRKISPSADLNGIISRTVTSATTEADANNLLTFFKHKFPTVDIDVRVAQQLLKGQTEQSKTFAFMLIGLAGISLLTGGIAISNVMLMNVSARRKEIGLRMALGARTQDIRRLFLYEAAALTFAGAILGALVGVIVAFLFVVYSGWSFSLAPLSIPLGIGSSILAGLISGFYPAHKASQMEPVQALRDD from the coding sequence ATGCATGATAAAAGCCAGTTCAGCAATTATTCCCGCAGAAACTACGGCATGTCGGCATTAATGATGTGGAGAGAAGCCTGGCGTAATTTAATGGCAACAGGGAGAAGCACGTTGCTTGCTTTATCGGGGATTGCTATTGGCTGTGCGTCTGTGGTGGCATTTGTGAATACCGGACATAACGCCACTCTTTCTGCATTGAAGATGTTCAGCGGGCTTGATATCAACGTCATTACAACAAATCTATATTCCTACCATGGTGGTATCGATAGTGATTCAATTAAAATATCTGACCTGAAAACAGCTATTCCCAGTTTATCTTCAGTTGCACCGTGGATTTATTATCCTTCCCCTGTACGCTATAACGGAAAAACAGAAAATCTTATTCTGATAGGCTCCACGGCAGAACTTGAAGAAGTTATGCAACTGCAACTTCGTTATGGCCGATTTATCTCTGATTATGATCAGCACTCGACTTATCTGGTCATTGGTAATGAAGTCGCCGTTACTCTCGGTGAAGGGGACGCATCACGGATACTTGGAAAACAAATTCAGATTGGTGATTATTTATATACAGTCATTGGTATTTTCGATGTAAAAGGGCAAAACCCTATTTTTCCTTTTTCACTGGACTCGGTCGTTGTAGTTCCTCTTAATGCCATGCGTAAAATATCACCCAGTGCAGATCTGAATGGCATTATTTCCCGCACTGTAACAAGTGCCACCACAGAAGCCGATGCAAATAACTTATTAACGTTCTTTAAGCATAAGTTTCCCACAGTTGACATTGATGTTCGGGTTGCTCAACAACTACTGAAAGGGCAGACAGAACAAAGTAAAACCTTTGCTTTTATGTTGATCGGGTTGGCGGGGATTTCGCTGCTCACCGGCGGTATTGCAATTTCAAATGTGATGCTGATGAATGTTTCGGCCCGGCGAAAAGAGATTGGGTTGCGGATGGCTTTAGGGGCAAGAACTCAGGATATCCGGCGTCTTTTTTTGTATGAAGCTGCGGCACTGACGTTTGCCGGCGCAATCCTTGGTGCACTAGTCGGTGTCATCGTCGCCTTTCTTTTTGTTGTTTATTCTGGCTGGTCATTTTCTCTGGCTCCTTTATCTATTCCGTTAGGAATAGGGAGCTCAATCTTGGCAGGACTTATCTCCGGCTTTTATCCCGCGCATAAAGCCTCTCAAATGGAACCGGTACAGGCATTACGTGATGATTAA
- a CDS encoding HlyD family secretion protein, which produces MTKRYQWAIAGVFVVVICFFALLFSGYLSSKEPPDQGSVQWIEVKHRLIEKQLGLVGKLQSGRLETIPAPFDAIIKQVLVKEGQQVKAGQTLVILDTRKLDIELRQAQVEMIKASSAVEQLHDWENSQEVIRARRNVENANHMVMELKNNLAKTQALFSRGIVPRMEVENLEQQLRRQSTELASVRDDLESTRQKGNANNVHVAKMELQNATSRYQALQEQSTQKEIKAPFSGVMLKAAQGENGKNLTIQTGVRVTEGMPLLEIMDTTQYQVLAKVEEGDLAKIKEGQAVKISGEGFSDHLLDGEIETIAMQSANNDKSGSAIYYDVVIKVTSPMSQNYPIRPGMSAKVNIVIYRNEQGIVVPEKALTHSSDGQVTVTWRPDLKSPTVSRRVTVGEAMPEGMEVHGLEKGFIALPR; this is translated from the coding sequence ATGACTAAACGTTATCAGTGGGCCATCGCTGGCGTATTTGTAGTAGTGATCTGTTTTTTTGCTTTGTTATTTTCAGGGTATTTGTCCTCAAAAGAACCGCCAGATCAGGGATCAGTGCAGTGGATTGAAGTAAAACACAGACTTATAGAAAAACAATTAGGTCTGGTAGGCAAGCTGCAATCCGGGCGTCTTGAAACCATCCCCGCGCCATTTGATGCCATTATCAAACAAGTTTTAGTCAAAGAAGGGCAACAAGTGAAAGCTGGCCAGACATTAGTGATACTTGATACCCGCAAGCTGGATATTGAACTTCGGCAGGCGCAGGTTGAAATGATCAAAGCCTCATCTGCCGTTGAGCAATTGCATGATTGGGAAAATAGTCAGGAAGTTATCCGGGCCAGAAGAAATGTCGAAAATGCGAATCATATGGTGATGGAATTAAAAAATAATCTGGCAAAAACACAGGCACTTTTTTCACGGGGCATCGTTCCACGAATGGAAGTGGAAAACCTTGAGCAGCAACTTCGCCGCCAGTCAACGGAACTCGCTTCAGTACGGGATGATCTGGAATCCACCCGACAAAAAGGAAACGCCAATAATGTGCATGTTGCCAAGATGGAATTACAGAATGCAACAAGCCGCTATCAGGCGCTACAGGAGCAGTCCACTCAGAAAGAAATTAAAGCACCCTTTTCTGGCGTCATGCTCAAGGCGGCTCAGGGAGAAAACGGAAAAAATTTAACGATTCAGACTGGCGTCCGGGTTACCGAAGGAATGCCTTTACTGGAAATTATGGATACAACTCAGTACCAGGTATTGGCAAAAGTTGAAGAGGGAGATCTCGCCAAAATTAAAGAAGGGCAGGCAGTAAAAATTAGCGGAGAAGGGTTTTCTGATCATCTTCTGGATGGCGAAATTGAAACTATTGCCATGCAAAGCGCGAATAACGATAAATCAGGCTCGGCAATTTATTACGATGTTGTGATTAAAGTGACTTCACCCATGAGCCAGAATTACCCCATCAGACCCGGAATGAGTGCCAAGGTAAATATTGTTATTTATCGCAATGAACAGGGCATTGTTGTGCCAGAAAAAGCATTAACTCACAGTAGCGATGGACAAGTAACCGTAACCTGGCGCCCGGATTTAAAAAGCCCGACGGTATCTCGTCGGGTAACTGTCGGGGAAGCTATGCCGGAAGGTATGGAAGTTCACGGGCTGGAAAAGGGATTTATCGCGTTACCTCGTTGA
- a CDS encoding NAD(P)/FAD-dependent oxidoreductase has product MNTTKNNKIVIVGAGFVGTTLAWCLSCHYNGEIILIDKGQAGNGVTKQAFAWLNVSYGRPDAYSKLRQQAINEWHYLDRQTNGKLNINWSGAISWQETESATREFIDAYSESDFNVKALTKTELQTLEPQLATLPELAAFATEEGAVDPLHATQVLLQEALNNGVTYLPETEVTAINYDGKQILGIATSQGVICADQVILTAGVGIISLMEKLGEQLPLSASPSIIVQYQHQAETPFVRHIISTPDMEVRPISGTTLLAAEDYLNDCPENSATCIALNALPVIKKAFIGSDSLCLGKASVGMRPIPKDEMPIVGKVADYRGLYMISMHSAITLAPLICRLAQEEIINDTEQAALNPYRLTRFSAEGL; this is encoded by the coding sequence ATGAATACGACGAAAAATAATAAAATTGTTATTGTTGGTGCCGGTTTTGTAGGCACAACGCTGGCATGGTGTTTATCTTGCCACTATAATGGCGAAATTATCCTGATTGATAAAGGACAGGCGGGTAACGGAGTGACTAAACAGGCCTTTGCATGGCTCAATGTTTCTTATGGTAGACCGGATGCTTACAGCAAACTCAGGCAGCAGGCAATCAATGAGTGGCATTATCTCGACAGACAGACAAACGGAAAGTTAAATATAAATTGGTCAGGTGCTATCAGTTGGCAGGAAACTGAATCTGCAACCCGTGAATTTATCGATGCTTATAGTGAATCGGACTTTAATGTTAAAGCATTGACGAAAACTGAACTTCAGACACTGGAACCACAGCTTGCAACCCTCCCGGAGCTTGCTGCCTTTGCAACAGAAGAAGGTGCTGTTGATCCTCTTCACGCAACACAAGTACTTTTACAGGAAGCCCTAAACAACGGTGTCACCTATCTACCGGAAACGGAAGTGACTGCCATTAACTATGATGGCAAACAAATTCTCGGAATTGCTACATCACAGGGAGTTATCTGTGCTGATCAGGTTATACTAACTGCCGGTGTCGGTATAATTTCTCTGATGGAAAAATTGGGGGAACAACTTCCCTTATCTGCATCTCCTTCTATCATCGTGCAATATCAACATCAGGCTGAAACTCCTTTTGTACGCCACATTATCTCAACTCCTGATATGGAAGTACGTCCGATATCAGGAACAACTTTGCTTGCAGCAGAAGATTATTTAAATGATTGTCCTGAAAACAGCGCTACATGTATCGCACTGAATGCCTTACCTGTCATAAAAAAAGCCTTTATAGGCAGTGATAGTCTATGCTTAGGAAAGGCTTCTGTTGGCATGCGCCCAATTCCTAAAGATGAAATGCCCATTGTTGGAAAAGTTGCTGATTATCGTGGCTTATATATGATCAGCATGCATTCAGCAATTACACTTGCACCACTGATATGTCGATTGGCGCAGGAAGAAATAATAAATGACACAGAACAGGCTGCGTTAAATCCATACAGACTAACACGCTTTAGTGCTGAAGGCTTATGA
- a CDS encoding methyltransferase, whose translation MKMNYPHVQCHVFDQYDFTRLESEGVTFINGNFFSAIPSGYDAYSIKNVLDDWPDNQAIDILKNCHKAMRADSVLYVIDIIKGPNDAVSFDLYIDTILLGRRRYQSEFEFMAKQSGLSITNIYNLNFSTENGSYYIIEMKNST comes from the coding sequence ATAAAAATGAATTATCCACATGTCCAATGTCACGTCTTCGATCAATATGATTTTACCAGGCTAGAATCAGAAGGGGTTACTTTCATTAATGGCAATTTCTTTTCTGCTATTCCATCAGGATATGATGCTTACAGCATAAAAAATGTTTTGGATGATTGGCCAGATAATCAAGCTATTGATATTCTAAAAAATTGCCATAAAGCAATGCGGGCGGATTCCGTTTTATATGTTATAGATATAATTAAAGGACCCAATGATGCAGTGTCATTTGATTTATACATAGATACCATTTTGTTAGGCCGGAGAAGGTATCAATCAGAATTTGAATTTATGGCAAAACAGTCTGGATTATCTATTACAAATATCTACAACTTGAATTTTTCCACAGAAAATGGCAGCTACTACATTATTGAAATGAAAAATTCAACCTAA